In Saccharomyces eubayanus strain FM1318 chromosome II, whole genome shotgun sequence, the genomic stretch AGATTTTTGATATGAATGATATTGTCGCAACAAAAATGACTGAAATATTCAGTGCTGggaatgaagaagatccAAGAGATTTCGATGTATCTGTAATTCCAAGTCTTGGTAACAACGATGTTTTCCCGCATAACATGTTTGCATTGGGACCTACTCTTCAAACCAGGGAATATTATAGGCTTTGGAAGAATTTCGTTccgcaacaacagcaaagGATATTTGATAGAAGTGCTTCGTATTTGACGGAAGTCATTCCGGGGAGGCTCGCTGTTTTGTCAATTAATACACTATATCTATTTCAGGCTAATCCCTTAGTTGACAATTGTAATTCGAAGAAGGAGCCGGGCTACCAACTCTTACTCTGGTTAGGCTATGTCTTAGAAGAACTAAGACATAGAGGAATGAAAGTATGGCTTAGTGGACACGTGCCTCcaattgcaaaaaattTCGATCAATCTTGTTATGACAAGTTTACCCTATGGACTCATGAGTACAGAGACATAATTGTTGGAGGATTATATGGACATATGAATGTCGATCACTTCATTCCAGCAGATGGTAAAAAGGCAAGAAAATCTCTTCTCAGAAATTTGGAGCCGTATAGTCGTGTTCGAGAAGGAGGAGAGATTGcagaggaggaggaggatgatgatgatgatgatgaaactAATCTAAATAGAATTCTGGGTCATGCAATGACTGCAAAAGAAGCCTATTTGATGGGTGCTAAGCCATCTAACAAAGAAGCATACATGGACACCGTTCGTGATACACACTACCGTAAAGTATGGAATAAGCTGCAAAGAGTTGAATCGGAAGATACCGTGGAGagtgaaaacaagaacaaaaagaagaagaacaaaaagaagaagaagaagaagaagaagccaaTCACTAGACAAGAGCTTATTGAGCGTTATTCTATTGTAAATATAGGTGGTTCTGTCATTCCAACTTTCAATCCTGCCTTTAGAATATGGGAATATAACATTAGCGATATAGCAGATGAATCCGACTTCGGTATCTCGAAGGATAAACCTTGGGATgagttttttgaatcaCTAGACAAGATTATGGAAGAATCCTTACTGGAAGACGAACCGGACAGCAAAAACATTGACTCCCGAATTAGCAGCGAGGGCTCtgacaaaaagaaaaagcgaAAGAGTGATGATAAAACGGTTCCAGTTGAAATGCCAGAAGGATACGGACTAGGTCCCGCGTATGTACCGCAACTGTTTACTCCAACAcgttttgttcaattttaTGCCGATTTGGAGAAGAttaataaagaatattatagCTCATTGGATGAGTCGAAGGATGTTTTCAAGTATGAAGTAGAGTACACCTCGGATGAGAAGCCGTACTCGATGGACACGTTAACAGTAGGAAGCTATTTGGATTTGGCAGGTAGGTTGTATGAAGACAACCCTGCATGGGAACAATATGTTGAATGGTCATTTGCATCTTCTGGCTACAAAGATGATTGAGCGAAGTAGGTGTATAAAAGgcatattctttttccgtatttttttctgtctATAGTGCTTCTGTAAATCAGTAaagctaaaaaaatatataaagcATTTTTGTTATCGTATATAGGCGAATGTATCTTTGTTTAATCAAGGGGACGAAGGGTTACCATATAAACTTTGATTAGTTGTTTGCGCTTTCAAAATACTCTTTAGAATCTTTGACGTCGGGTTTGATGGTGGCAGCGCCCGGAGTCCAGTTACATGGCAAGACTGTACCGTTCTTGTCAGTCCACTGGAAACCTTCAACCAGTCTCAAAGCTTCGTCAACATTTCTGCCAACGGAAAGATCATTGATGGTGATGTGTCTAATTGCACCCTTTGGATCGATAATGAATAAACCTCTCAAGGCaataccttcttcttcaattagGACACCATAGTCTCTGGACAAAGAATGATTGGTGTCGGCTAATAAAGGAACATTGACTGGACCCAAGCCACCGTCCTTTCTAGCAAGGTTGGTCCACGCCAGTAAGGAATATTCCGAGTCGGTGGAGGCAAATAGAATTTGGGCACCTTGCTCCTCGAACTTCTTGGCAGCATCGGAAAATGCCACAATTTCAGTTGGACAGACAAATGAAAAGGCTAATGGCACAAAGGCGAGAACAACATATTTACCTTTGTATTGTTCCAAAGAGATTTCTTCGAAGATACCGTCGACTACCGCTGTTTTCTTAAAAGCTGGGGCttgtttttgaacttgtGCTACCATGTTTACCTCTcgaatgtttttttcagaataaGCTAATTTTCAGCAAAAGtggtattttttcttgcttttggtGATATCTAGATATGCTTCGTACGAATACTCTTAGAACTAAACATGATGGAAACCAATTGAATATATCTTTGCGATGCCCGTgccttatatatattacaTTGGATTTTTTTCGACCTTCGAACCTCTGTTCTCGGTTTAGCGAAAGGCTTTTCAGATGTGTAAGAGAAAGGACGGGCCTCGCCTCTCCCTATACGATATTATTTGTAAGACGGAGCCAACAGCCGGCCATGCGCTAATGACTAAGACgagtgaagaagaagggtGAACATGAGCGAAGGACCTGCGATCAACTAAGGAACACCCGGTAGCCTCTTGTCGGTGCCTAACGTCATGGTCGATTGGCAACTTTGCCCTGGCACTCGCCATATTGATGACTTGGCACTGAGATTCTAGAAGAATATTCGGATGGTCTCCGTGCTTAGTAATAAGAAACAGGAACTGGTCCAGATAACTCGAGAAGTtctatattattattatctaATTAGTGGTTggattttctgttttccttATGTTATAGTACTATCTTGCTCACTGTAAGCTTAGTAATGCCTATATACGGTTACATTAGTTTTCAGCGAAGATGAAGTCCTTCAATTCCTTGTAGGCCCTGTCCAAGTCCTCGTTAAcgatgattttttcatgaGCGCCAGTTTTGGCGTATGCTAATTCAGCTTCAGCGGCGCTTAATCTCTTGGAGATGGATTCTTCGGTTTCAGTACCTCTGCCCTCCAGTCTCTTTCTCAAATCGTCGATCGATGGTGGAGccacaaacaaaaatctaGCATTTAATTCTGGGACTTCCTTGACAGACTTGACACCTTGCATATCGATGTCTAAAATACAAGTCTTACCAGTTTCACCGACTTGTTTGACGGAAGCAACGGTGGTACCGTAGTAGTTGCCAGAAAATTGAGCCCATTCGATAAATTCATTGTTTTTAATCATGGATTTGAACCCTTCTACATCAACAAAGTTGTAGTCTTTTCCGTTGACCTCACCGGCTCTTGGAGCTCTGGTAGTGGACGAAACACTAAATCCGAAGGATTTTGGGTACTCAGCAAAtagtttcttcaataagGTAGATTTACCTGTACCGCTTGGACCGGAAATAACAATAGGACGGGACATTATTTGTTAGCTCTGTGGTTTTATCTCAGATGTTTTAACAGGATTTCAAGCCGAATACAAGTAACTATCGGGTATTTATTCATATTCAAAActgatttgttttcttatttttttttttcaaatttttcaagcaaGAATTTGAGATGTCCCCGATGCGTGTAAAGTCAGTAATAAGAAACTCACACGAAACTTACGCGCCTTAAAAGTACCCGGCATCATCTCTTAATCTCACATGGACTTCAAGCGTTTGTTGTCCTCAAGTATCTTGCAATTCTGCCCCTGTCTTGCCTAGTTAGCACGGACTACGTGAAGTATCTGTCATTTGGGGTCAATGAAGGTGTACGAAATACAACTGGATACGTTGGGTATTCTGAGAGCACCTGACATCGTGAGGCATTTTTATTAATTAGCTTGCAATAGCTTCTTTTTGCAATGCGTATTAACTAGCTTTGTTTATAttgtttcaaatcattattTACGATGATATGGTTCCTATTAACTTTTTCTATCTACGGTAAGGTGAAGGGCACCCAAGATCGCCATATAGATGTAGATGTAGTGCGTTTGAAGTAAACGACAGAAATCGCAGCATAATCCTTAAATTGCAATTAGCACACTATATTATATGGAAATATGTTATCTAAGGTGTTGCTAAATATAGCATTCAAGGTGCTGCTGACCACCGCTAAGAGGGCCGTTGATTctgatgacgatgatgaactTCTTCCTTCCCCTGATCTACCGGATGTCGATGATCCCATAACAGGTGATCCCGATGTAGATATAAGCCCTGTTACTGAAGAAATGTTCTCTTCATGGGCCTTATGCATCATGTTGTTCTTATTAATCTCTGCATTATGGTCAGGTTATTACTTGACTCAAAAACGTATAAGAGCGGTACATGAAACTGTGCTTTCAATCTTCTATGGTATGGTTATCGGGCTGATAATAAGAATGTCCCCCGGGCATTATATTCAAGATACTGTCACGTTCAATTCCACCTATTTCTTTAATGTCCTGTTGCCACCTATCATTTTAAATAGCGGGTATGAGCTGAATCAAGcgaattttttcaataatatgGTATCCATCCTAATTTTTGCCATACCGGGGACTTTTATATCTGCTGTCGTAATAGGTATCATACTCTATGTCTGGACTTTCCTAGGATTGGAGAGTATCGACATTTCATTTGCAGATGCAATGTCTGTCGGTGCCACTTTATCAGCTACTGACCCTGTTACTATCCTTTCCATATTCAATGCCTATAAAGTTGATCCTAAATTATACACAATTATTTTTGGCGAATCTTTGTTAAATGATGCAATTTCTATTGTCATGTTTGAGACTtgccaaaaatttcatgGTCAGCCTGCGACATTTTCTTCGGTTTTTGAAGGGGCAGGCCTCTTTTTAATGACCTTCTCTGTTTCATTATTGATCGGTGTTCTCATAGGAATTCTTGTTGCCCTTTTATTGAAGCACACTCTTATAAGACGCTATCCTCAAATTGAGAGTTGTCTAATCCTGTTAATTGCCTATGAGTcctatttcttttccaacgGTTGCCACATGTCTGGTATCGTTTCCCTGTTATTCTGCGGTATCACTTTGAAACATTACGCTTATTATAACATGTCAAGAAGATCACAAATCACCATCAAGTATATCTTTCAACTGCTGGCAAGATTATCGGAGaattttatcttcatttatCTAGGCCTGGAGCTTTTCACTGAGGTGGAATTAGTTTACAAGCCACTTTTAATCATTGTCGCTGCTATTTCTATATGTGTAGCACGTTGGTGTGCCGTATTTCCACTATCTCGATTCATTAATTGGATTTATAGAATGAAGACAATCAGATCCATGAGCGGAGTCACTGGCGAGAATATCTCTATTCCTGATGAAATACCTTACAATTATCAAATGATGACATTCTGGGCCGGACTGCGTGGTGCTGTGGGGGTTGCTTTAGCCTTGGGTATTCAAGGTGAGTATAAATTTACTTTATTGGCGACGGTTCTTGTTGTCGTAGTTTTAACTGTTATCATCTTTGGAGGTACTACGGCAGGAATGTTGGAAGTTTTAAATATCAAAACTGGTTGTAtaagtgaagaagatgtaTCTGATGACGAATTTGATATTGAAGCTCCAAGGACAATCAATTTTATGAGTGGTAGCCCCATGCCGACAGGTTTAGGGCCATATTCTGATAACAATTCACCTGATGTTTCAATAGATCAACTAACAgtcaacaacaacaacaacaacaacaacaagagtGTTCCTGATCATCCATCAATGGGTGACAATACCTTCGGAGAGTTGGACGAGACCGAAAACACCAGCCCTAACTTGGGAAGATCATCAATCGATAAGCGTAATTTAAGAGATAAGCTAGGCACGATCTTCAACGCCKACTCACAATGGTTCCAGAATTTTGATGAGCAAGTATTGAAGCCCGTGTTCTTGGATAACATGTCGCCGTCCATACAAGACTCAGCCACTCAGTCTCCTTCCGAATTCACTTCCCAAAACCACTAGACTCTTGCCTATTTTAgtataaatatatcaattAAGTGTTTATACATTCCCTTAGTCAGCTTTTAAGAAGAGCTTCCTCTTTTATGCCTCCTTTCATCTAACACCCTTTTGCTGGAATACATATATAGACACACCTATATAAGTGTTCTTATTAGCAAGCTATAACGTGCGTTACCCGATCGCAAAACGCTCTTCATTTTGCCGCTTTGTGATAATGAGGAATTTCTACTAGCTTCTAAAGAGCTGAATACTGAATCATCATAATCCagacaaaacaaaaagaataaggTAAATATCACCATATCAGACGCGTACCTCAGCTATCGAATACTTACAGCTTCTCGTATCATTGGTCGGAAAAGAGTGCATTTTTAGTTTgcttttttgttattcataaaagatatatatttatgGTGCTTTTTACTCGGTgtgaaaaagcaagaaaggaGAAACTTGCTGCTAGCTATAAGGCATTAGTTGACTACTTGGTCGATTGTGATGTTCCCACCTTCTTAGCAAGAATTGAGACTATACAAGAATGGGACCGGTCAAGAGATGACCTTTACGTTTGGATCCCCATTCTAGATCGAATGGATGAACTCCTGTCGAAAGTGGcagaaaaatataattaCAAGCAAGATTCTAAAAAGGAATCCGAAGTTAAACTATTAGAAATGGAAGCGCATGACGTTATTTACTGTTTGAAGATGCTACAATTTACTCGTCGATTACTTTTGAACACAGAAAACAGATTTGTTTACTCCTCTGGGGATGTTTTAATACATCTGCTAAATTGTCCAAACTTCACAATAAAATTAGCAGTTATGAGGATTTTGGCTATTTTAGGCGAAAGATTTGTCATAGCGAGAGAAAAGATAGTTGCGCATAATATTTTTGGTGATCATGATCTAAGGAAAAATGCTCTTAAATTAGCTTTATCCTTGTCGTCTTCTGTCATGGATGAAGATGGAGAACATTTTTCACTCGTAGATTTGTACTTTgataagaagaaagttCCTCAAAAATGGAGAAAGTTAAGATTTACGCACTATACTTCAAATggcttcaaaaaatcaaacctGTCGAAAAATAACGGTAATGAGGTAACTTCCATTAAGAAGGTGACCATGACAAGTCAAGAATTATGCGATCACTCTTTGCAGgaaatcttcaataaagGTATGGAACTTTTACCATCAGAAAGTTGGTTTGACTTTTCGGTAAAAGCCTCGGTGGCAAAAGCCTTCAGTGATGATTCTAACGAAAATAAGGATTTGAGGAACTTAATCATTGAAACAAAATTGAACGCTATTGCATTCGTGAACACCATTTTCTCACCTCCTCAAGTGAGTTCCAAGTTATTCGAATTGGATCCTTATGCTTTTAACAGTTTAACTGACTTAATTTCGTTATCTGAAACCAAAATACCAAAGGAATTAAGAACAGATGCTCTTTTCACATTGGAAtgtatttctttgaagcACGTCTGGTGTTCAGACATCATTAGAAACCTTGGTGGTAACATATCGCACGGCCTATTGTTCCAGATTCTGCGTTACATTGCCAAGACATTGAGAGAAGCGACAGATGAGGTTGACGAAGAATATAATGTGAGGTTTTTCTACTTGATATCGAACCTAGCTGACGTTAAACCTTTGCATGAATCTCTGTTTGCTGCCGGTTTGATTCCTACATTATTAGAGATTGTATCTATAAGAAACTGTTCGTATAAGCGTACGCTAGCTTCGGCAACACATCTTTTGGAGACATTTATAGATAACAGTGAAACTGCTACTGAATTCATCGAAAACGACGGTTTTACTATGTTAATCACTTCTGTGGCCAATGAAATCGACTTTACACTTGAACATCCAGAAACATGGCAACCTCCAAAATATTCTGTGGTCTATTACTCAATCTCCTTCAGAGAGTTGGCATATATCAGAAGTTTGCTGAAGCTCGTTCTCAAATTATTAAGTACAGACTCAGGAGACAGGATTAGAAATTTGATAGATTCACCAATACTCGTTTcactaaagaaaatcctGGAGAATAAATTTGTATTTGGTTTAAATTTAATAACTTACACTCTCGATGTAGTTCAAAAAGTAATAAATAGTGAGCCTACTATTTATCCTGTTCTCGTTGAAGCAGGTCTGATTCCATATATCGTTGACAATTTCCCAAAGCTATTAGGGCCTTCTGCGGAATTATTGAGTTTACTTCCTGACGTCATTTCCGCAATATGCCTGAATTCAGAGGGGCTAAACcaagttaaagaaaaaggtcTTATAAACCATctatttgattttttgctCGATGCTGACCACGCACGTATATTAACTGGGGGCGATCGCTCTACCGAATACGGTACTGACATCGATGAATTGGCAAGACATTATCCGGATTTGAAGGCAAACATTGTAGAGGCTCTATGTGATGTAATTAGAAAAATGCCAAGTGCAtataaagatgaaagagAATTCCTTTTCACTTCGCCGAAAGATgagaaatatttctttcatgaaaaaaatgaggaaGTGCTGGTTGATAAAGAGGAGCATGAGCCCGCTTATTGGGAGTTATTAGATAAGGGAACTATGTTGGACACGTTCACTAGTGTTTTGTTTGGTATGTCATTGGGAAATGGCTCTTTTTCGCAGGTTCCACAACATTTAGAAgcaaaagattttttggCAATTCTATTCATGGAAAATCCGCCTTATGAATACTTTACTTCAGTAGCAATATCAAATGTCACCGAGGTCCTTCAGTACTTGgatgaaaaatatgaaGATTATGCATTCATGGATGTAATGAAAGCATTGAATGACcaattagaaaatttgagTGAATTTTTAAATAGTCCTAATGACactagtttctttttggcaAAGGATGGCGACACTTCGATACGTAAATGTCATTCAAAGCTTTGTCGACTCGCCGCTATTTTAAACATTGTTACAAACGTTTACGTTGATCTTACAACCCTATCGTGTAAGAGAATCATGCAAATTTACAGttatttcaataaaagCGGCTTTTCTCTAATTAAAAACTTAAAACTACTACTCCAAAAGTGTGCATTAGAGGAAATGTATTTACGCCAACATATGCCAGATTCTATTATTACGGAAACTATGCCATTACCCATAGTAGATGTTTCAGGAGATGGGCCGCCGCTTCAAATATATATCCATGATCCAAAAAAGGGTGACCAAAAGGGAAAAGTTACTAGcataaaaacaagaaatactCTCCAAGTGCGAACGACATTGTATACCTTACAATCCAATACTGCAGTTTTATTCCGTTGTTTCCTAAGATTAAGCCACTCCAGAAGTATGGACTTAGAACATAAAGATCTAACAACTGAGATTCACATCTTCGAAAACGTTGTTGAAAATGTTCTCGAAATGTTAAAAGTCACTGAACTTGAAGGTCATTTACCGTACTTTCTTGTTCTACTAAACTTCAATACCTTTGTGTTTACGATTCCAAAAGCTTCTCCAAACTCAACtgaaattttacaaacAATACCTGCTTATATTTTCTATCAAAAGGGAGGTTATTTACTTTATTTGCAAATTATAAGAGATCTTTTTACAAGAAtgacaaaaataaaagatcTTTCTTCCCTTGACAACTTAAATTACATCGACGAATCGAACGGTATTTTAACCTTAAGCTGCTTAATAAATGCCCTAACTTTTATCAACAAGTCTATGCAAACTGAAACCATGGAAAATGTTCAAAGTATAGGTAAGTACTACGTTTCAGTAGATGAAGATTACAATATCATGAAAGCCCTTACGGTTCCTATTAAAGTAATGGCTCTAGCAATGATTTTAGATTTGGATAAATCAGATGGACTGTTCAAGACACAGTCTCGTAATGTGCCTTATTCTGTATTCAAGCAACTCTTGAGTATGCTGAAGAATGTATTCACCACTGTTAACATTCATACCAAAGAACTGTACGAATTGCACTGGGACTTGGTTTTCCCACCAATTAGAAAAATAAACTTATTTGAACAGGTTGATATTCCCGGCGATGTTGCGGCGAATTACTTAACTGAAACCGGGGACGACCTTCCTACAGATAATAGTATTGGTCTTTTCTCACCTGAACAATGGGAAAAGTATGTAAAATTAGCTGGAGAAGATAAGTCAATATACTACCCACAACCAATACAACCACAATACTACAAAGGATGTACGTCCAAGGAGCTAGATGAACTAAGGGATACTTTCTTCAATGATGGACTGCCCTCTAGGATTTTTACAGTACTGCCCTTCTATCCCAAACTTGTCAATGCTTTTGCAAAGACTCTACTACAAATCTTTACAAAATACGATGAACCCAATGAAGTATTTGCTGGCAAAATATTGGATAGGATCCTGGAGACGAGATTGGATGATCCCGCCACTTTGTCCTCATTGATTCATTTATTCGGTATATTCTTAAATGAGAAATATATTTATCAAAAGGCTTCGCACTTGATGCAGAAGTTTATTGAATATCTTGAAAAGTCTTTGAAGCCAGAACATGTTAATACACCTTGGTTTTCGAAAGCTCTTTACGTTTATGAAATCATAATAGCAAAATCAGAATTGCCCCAGTTTGAAGAGCTGTCTAAGGATGTTCTCTTGAGATATCCTTTACTTTCCATGGCCAAAGTCTTCCGCATACCAGAATCTATAAAACAGAAATTGTTCGATATACTAATCAGAGTTTCTGatatttccaatttttATTCCGCGCTGGCAACATCGCGtatattaattttttattctagGGACGAGTTCTACGCTAACAACATAGCAAGATCAGGTATTTTGTCAAGATTACTAAAAGTGATAGgaagtttccaaaaattggaCAAAATTAACTTTCTAGAGtcatcttttcttttattgaCAAGAAGGTGTTTTGAAACAACTGAAAACGTTGACAATTTGATACGTGCAGAAGTTGATAGAAGCTTTACTGCTAGACCGTTAGGCGATGGAGATGATGCTGTGCGTGAATTAACAACTATTTTAGAAGAGAAAGCACACGTAGTTATGCGAAGTCCCTCTCAATTTATTGACATTCTTTGTGAAACGGCTCGATTCCAAgaatttgatgaacaaGGTGCTTTGATTGATTACTcgttgaaaagatttttggataagaaaaaggaagataCTCGAGTAATTCTAGACAAGGCTGATATATATGAGCGGACAGGTATTATGcatttattattatcacaGCTTATGGCTGCTTCTGAAAAAGACTGGTTATCTGAACCGGCTAATTCCTCAGACTTGCCggagaacaagaaaaatcaacTGGACCCATCAAGAAATCCCGTTTGTGCTTACATGGTATTTCTGTTGAAGCTTTTGGTAGAGCTAGTTAGTAGTTACAATCAGTGtaaatttgaatttctaACGTTCAGCAGAAGAAACACATATGCAGAACGCCCAAGACCAAGAACTACCGCTAtcaacttttttctttatagaTTATTGGACAAACCTGTTGGAAATGACCATGATAAGCACG encodes the following:
- the TSA2 gene encoding thioredoxin peroxidase TSA2, which produces MVAQVQKQAPAFKKTAVVDGIFEEISLEQYKGKYVVLAFVPLAFSFVCPTEIVAFSDAAKKFEEQGAQILFASTDSEYSLLAWTNLARKDGGLGPVNVPLLADTNHSLSRDYGVLIEEEGIALRGLFIIDPKGAIRHITINDLSVGRNVDEALRLVEGFQWTDKNGTVLPCNWTPGAATIKPDVKDSKEYFESANN
- the GUK1 gene encoding guanylate kinase; this encodes MSRPIVISGPSGTGKSTLLKKLFAEYPKSFGFSVSSTTRAPRAGEVNGKDYNFVDVEGFKSMIKNNEFIEWAQFSGNYYGTTVASVKQVGETGKTCILDIDMQGVKSVKEVPELNARFLFVAPPSIDDLRKRLEGRGTETEESISKRLSAAEAELAYAKTGAHEKIIVNEDLDRAYKELKDFIFAEN
- the PPN1 gene encoding endopolyphosphatase, with amino-acid sequence MVVVGKSRVHDVSMSRPHKRSLIAIFSTCVLVFLVFIIDAKFEYITLFPKSLSGGGKDRSIESLRDKEFTRLGLTPREPIIVRDVRSGKDKKLHGRFLHITDMHPDSYYVEGTSIDAVCHSGKPDKKNDVAPKFGKAMSGCDSPVLLVEETLRWVKENLRDKIDFVIWTGDNVRHDNDRRNPRTEAQIFDMNDIVATKMTEIFSAGNEEDPRDFDVSVIPSLGNNDVFPHNMFALGPTLQTREYYRLWKNFVPQQQQRIFDRSASYLTEVIPGRLAVLSINTLYLFQANPLVDNCNSKKEPGYQLLLWLGYVLEELRHRGMKVWLSGHVPPIAKNFDQSCYDKFTLWTHEYRDIIVGGLYGHMNVDHFIPADGKKARKSLLRNLEPYSRVREGGEIAEEEEDDDDDDETNLNRILGHAMTAKEAYLMGAKPSNKEAYMDTVRDTHYRKVWNKLQRVESEDTVESENKNKKKKNKKKKKKKKKPITRQELIERYSIVNIGGSVIPTFNPAFRIWEYNISDIADESDFGISKDKPWDEFFESLDKIMEESLLEDEPDSKNIDSRISSEGSDKKKKRKSDDKTVPVEMPEGYGLGPAYVPQLFTPTRFVQFYADLEKINKEYYSSLDESKDVFKYEVEYTSDEKPYSMDTLTVGSYLDLAGRLYEDNPAWEQYVEWSFASSGYKDD
- the NHX1 gene encoding bifunctional K:H/Na:H antiporter NHX1, producing MLSKVLLNIAFKVLLTTAKRAVDSDDDDELLPSPDLPDVDDPITGDPDVDISPVTEEMFSSWALCIMLFLLISALWSGYYLTQKRIRAVHETVLSIFYGMVIGLIIRMSPGHYIQDTVTFNSTYFFNVLLPPIILNSGYELNQANFFNNMVSILIFAIPGTFISAVVIGIILYVWTFLGLESIDISFADAMSVGATLSATDPVTILSIFNAYKVDPKLYTIIFGESLLNDAISIVMFETCQKFHGQPATFSSVFEGAGLFLMTFSVSLLIGVLIGILVALLLKHTLIRRYPQIESCLILLIAYESYFFSNGCHMSGIVSLLFCGITLKHYAYYNMSRRSQITIKYIFQLLARLSENFIFIYLGLELFTEVELVYKPLLIIVAAISICVARWCAVFPLSRFINWIYRMKTIRSMSGVTGENISIPDEIPYNYQMMTFWAGLRGAVGVALALGIQGEYKFTLLATVLVVVVLTVIIFGGTTAGMLEVLNIKTGCISEEDVSDDEFDIEAPRTINFMSGSPMPTGLGPYSDNNSPDVSIDQLTVNNNNNNNNKSVPDHPSMGDNTFGELDETENTSPNLGRSSIDKRNLRDKLGTIFNAXSQWFQNFDEQVLKPVFLDNMSPSIQDSATQSPSEFTSQNH